In Corylus avellana chromosome ca2, CavTom2PMs-1.0, the following proteins share a genomic window:
- the LOC132172215 gene encoding PAP-specific phosphatase HAL2-like, whose translation MPLNCSSLAARVPHVSGSGRVINKFTPNHVGSLFFIHHQNPSKYIVSLSNFNQSCSSSTMEDQRNLRVAASEPEKYYKELDVAVRAVQMACALCQRVQDSLIAKTNGQVQSKDDNSPVTVADWSVQATVSWLLSKSFGRKNVSIIAEEDVQKLSKVDASGLLAAVVNTVNECLAEAPRFGLEGPNMALRASEVLEAISRCNSTGGPTGRFWTLDPVDGTLGFVRGDQYAVALALIEDGEVVLGVLGCPNYPMRKEWLSYHHRYHRIITKLTPPTSESWDKGFVTYATKGSGKAWMQPLLHANKKLVWPNSARPVRVSSIDDPASATFCEPVEKANSSHSFTAGLAHTMGLRKQPLRVYSMVKYAAIARGDAEIFMKFARAGYKEKIWDHAAGVVIIEEAGGVVTDARGNPLDFSKGIYLEGLDRGIIASAGAKLHEKIISAVDASWDSSSL comes from the exons ATGCCTTTAAATTGTTCAAGCCTGGCTGCCAGAGTTCCACATGTCTCGGGAAGCGGAAGAGTAATCAACAAGTTCACACCCAACCATGTAGGAAGTTTGTTCTTCATCCACCACCAGAACCCATCAAAATACATTGTCTCTCTATCAAATTTCAACCAGAGCTGTTCTTCTTCGACAATGGAGGACCAGAGAAACCTGCGGGTTGCGGCCTCGGAGCCggaaaaatattacaaagaGCTCGATGTTGCTGTCAGAGCTGTACAGATGGCGTGTGCTCTCTGCCAGAGAGTGCAAGACAGTTTGATTGCTAAAACCAACGGTCAGGTCCAATCCAAGGATGACAATTCTCCTGTTACTGTTGCTG ATTGGAGTGTCCAAGCAACTGTCAGCTGGTTACTGTCCAAGTCTTTTGGGAGGAAAAATGTGTCCATTATTGCTGAAGAAGATGTTCAAAAACTCTCCAAGGTTGATGCATCTGGACTATTAGCAGCTGTAGTGAACACTGTGAATGAATGTCTAGCTGAAGCACCTCGTTTCGGACTTGAAGGTCCGAATATGGCCCTCAGGGCCTCAGAGGTGCTCGAAGCCATCAGTCGTTGCAACTCAACTGGGGGTCCTACTGGAAGATTTTGGACACTTGACCCTGTGGATGGTACGTTAGGGTTTGTCCGTGGGGATCAATATGCTGTAGCTCTAGCACTGATAGAGGATGGAGAAGTTGTGCTTGGAGTTCTTGGGTGTCCAAATTACCCTATGAGAAAGGAATGGCTAAGTTATCATCACCGCTATCATAGAATTATAACTAAGTTGACTCCACCTACGTCTGAGTCGTGGGACAAAGGTTTTGTTACTTATGCTACAAAAGGTAGTGGCAAGGCTTGGATGCAACCACTGCTCCATGCAAATAAGAAGTTGGTGTGGCCAAACTCTGCAAGGCCAGTTCGAGTGTCTTCCATTGATGATCCAGCATCGGCAACCTTTTGTGAACCAGTCGAGAAGGCAAATTCAAGTCACTCCTTCACAGCAGGACTTGCTCACACAATGGGGCTTAG GAAGCAACCACTACGAGTATACAGTATGGTAAAGTATGCTGCTATAGCCCGAGGGGATGCTGAGATTTTTATGAAGTTTGCAAGAGCTGGATACAAGGAGAAGATATGGGATCATGCTGCAGGAGTTGTTATCATAGAAGAGGCTGGTGGGGTGGTGACCGATGCCAGAGGGAACCCACTGGACTTTTCAAAGGGCATTTACCTAGAAGGTCTTGATCGGGGGATAATTGCATCTGCTGGAGCCAAACTACATGAGAAGATCATCAGTGCTGTCGATGCTAGCTGGGACTCCTCTAGTCTATAA